One segment of Halococcus salsus DNA contains the following:
- a CDS encoding sugar porter family MFS transporter produces MSFLDRLANADREHPRFVYVMAFVGALNGLLFGFDTGVIAGALPYIQESFTLSTFLQEVVTVSVLVGAMIGAATGGRLADRLGRRRMTLVGAVIFFVAALGLAASPSVEWLIGWRIVLGVAVGIASLIGPLYISETAPEDIRGTLGFLQQLMIVVGILVAYIVNAIFAPSLLGVIGWRWMLGFAAVPAVILGVTMFFLPESPRWLVEHDRHDEARDVLSRIRNEADFESEIERMEEISERESQGSWRDVLEPWIRPALTVGVALAVLQQVTGINTVLYYAPTILQNIGLGSAASLFGTIGIGIVNVALTIVAVYYADRIGRRPLLLVSVGGMTVMLGALGLGFYLPGLSGVVGYFTLGSMILYVAFFALGLGPVFWLLTSEIFPLRVRGTAEGITTFFNWSANLIVSLTFLSLIERFGQTVSFWALGVFGVLGFVYIYLRVPETMGRSLEDIEDDLRSNAIMGSDAESSD; encoded by the coding sequence ATGAGTTTCCTCGACAGGCTGGCGAACGCCGACCGGGAGCACCCCCGGTTCGTCTACGTCATGGCGTTCGTCGGTGCGCTCAATGGCCTGCTGTTCGGGTTCGACACCGGCGTGATAGCGGGGGCCCTGCCCTACATCCAGGAATCGTTCACGCTCTCGACGTTCCTCCAGGAGGTGGTCACCGTGAGCGTCCTCGTCGGCGCGATGATCGGTGCGGCGACCGGCGGACGGTTGGCCGACCGGCTCGGTCGCCGTCGGATGACGCTCGTCGGCGCGGTGATCTTCTTCGTCGCGGCGCTCGGGCTCGCGGCCTCGCCGTCGGTCGAGTGGCTGATCGGCTGGCGGATCGTGCTCGGCGTCGCGGTCGGGATCGCGTCGCTGATCGGGCCGCTCTACATCTCCGAGACCGCGCCCGAGGACATCCGGGGCACGCTCGGCTTCCTCCAGCAGCTGATGATCGTGGTCGGGATCCTCGTGGCGTACATCGTGAACGCGATCTTCGCGCCGTCGCTGCTCGGGGTCATCGGGTGGCGCTGGATGCTCGGGTTCGCCGCGGTGCCCGCGGTGATCCTCGGGGTCACGATGTTCTTCCTGCCCGAGAGCCCGCGGTGGCTGGTCGAACACGACCGGCACGACGAAGCCCGTGACGTGCTCTCGCGTATCCGGAACGAGGCGGACTTCGAGAGCGAGATCGAACGGATGGAGGAGATCAGCGAGCGCGAGTCCCAGGGGAGCTGGCGGGACGTCCTCGAACCGTGGATCCGGCCCGCGCTCACCGTCGGGGTCGCGCTCGCGGTGCTCCAGCAGGTCACCGGGATCAACACCGTGCTCTACTACGCCCCGACGATCCTCCAGAACATCGGTCTCGGCTCGGCCGCGTCGCTGTTCGGGACGATCGGCATCGGTATCGTCAACGTCGCGCTCACGATCGTCGCGGTCTACTACGCCGACCGGATCGGCCGGCGGCCCCTCCTGCTCGTCAGCGTCGGCGGTATGACGGTGATGCTCGGCGCGCTCGGCCTCGGCTTCTACCTCCCCGGTCTCTCGGGCGTCGTGGGCTACTTCACGCTCGGCAGCATGATCCTCTACGTCGCCTTCTTCGCGCTCGGCCTCGGACCGGTGTTCTGGCTGCTGACCTCCGAGATCTTCCCGCTCCGCGTCCGCGGGACCGCCGAGGGGATCACGACCTTCTTCAACTGGTCGGCGAACCTCATCGTCTCGCTCACCTTCCTCTCGCTGATCGAGCGCTTCGGCCAGACGGTCTCGTTCTGGGCCCTCGGGGTCTTCGGGGTGCTCGGCTTCGTCTACATCTACCTCCGCGTGCCCGAGACGATGGGTCGTTCGCTCGAGGACATCGAGGACGACCTCCGATCGAACGCCATCATGGGCAGCGACGCCGAGTCGTCGGACTGA
- a CDS encoding pyridoxal phosphate-dependent aminotransferase, which translates to MTDFSDRVERIAISGIREVFEAAGGDAINLGLGQPDFPAPENAREAAIAAIESGAADGYTSNPGVRPLREAIADKHDRDNGIDVPAENVIATAGGSEALHLAIEAHVSAGEEVIIPDPGFVSYAALTHLAGGVPNPVGLREDLTMSPEAVEAAITDDTAAFVVCSPANPTGAVQSEEDMREFARIADEHDVLCISDEVYEHIVFEGEHHSPMEFAETDNVVVVNACSKTYSMTGWRLGWVAASERRADRMLRVHQYVQACASAPAQYAAEAAISGPQDRVHEMVDAFEERRDVLLDGLADAGLETPTPEGAFYAMPKVPEGWVDECLARDVVVVPGDAFGERGAGYARISYATDVEEIKEAVDVMGDAAAAVR; encoded by the coding sequence ATGACCGACTTCTCCGACCGCGTCGAACGGATCGCCATCAGCGGCATTCGCGAGGTGTTCGAGGCGGCGGGCGGCGACGCCATCAACCTCGGCCTCGGCCAGCCAGACTTCCCCGCACCCGAGAACGCCCGCGAGGCCGCCATCGCGGCCATCGAATCGGGAGCCGCCGACGGCTACACATCGAACCCCGGCGTCCGACCGCTCCGGGAGGCGATCGCCGACAAACACGACCGCGACAACGGGATCGACGTCCCAGCCGAGAACGTCATCGCGACCGCGGGCGGGAGCGAGGCGCTCCACCTCGCCATCGAAGCCCACGTCAGCGCCGGCGAGGAGGTCATCATCCCCGACCCCGGTTTCGTCTCCTACGCCGCACTGACCCACCTCGCGGGTGGCGTCCCGAACCCCGTCGGCCTCCGTGAGGACCTCACGATGAGTCCCGAAGCGGTCGAGGCGGCCATCACCGACGACACCGCAGCCTTCGTGGTCTGCTCGCCCGCGAACCCCACCGGTGCCGTCCAATCCGAGGAGGACATGCGCGAGTTCGCCCGCATCGCCGACGAACACGACGTGCTCTGTATCTCCGACGAGGTCTACGAGCACATCGTCTTCGAGGGCGAACACCACAGCCCGATGGAGTTCGCCGAGACGGACAACGTGGTCGTCGTGAACGCCTGCTCGAAGACCTACTCGATGACCGGCTGGCGGCTGGGCTGGGTCGCGGCCTCCGAGCGCCGCGCCGACCGGATGCTCCGGGTCCACCAGTACGTCCAGGCCTGTGCCTCCGCGCCGGCGCAGTACGCCGCCGAGGCCGCCATCTCGGGCCCCCAGGACCGCGTCCACGAGATGGTCGACGCCTTCGAGGAGCGCCGCGACGTTTTGCTGGATGGGCTCGCCGACGCCGGCCTCGAAACCCCGACCCCCGAGGGCGCGTTCTACGCGATGCCGAAGGTCCCCGAGGGCTGGGTCGACGAGTGCCTCGCGCGCGACGTGGTCGTGGTTCCCGGCGACGCGTTCGGCGAGCGCGGCGCGGGCTACGCCCGGATCTCCTACGCGACGGACGTCGAGGAGATCAAGGAAGCGGTCGATGTCATGGGCGACGCCGCGGCGGCGGTCCGCTGA
- a CDS encoding DUF5789 family protein, whose protein sequence is MADDEADEEEENEPVVELGEGNAVEGAPLARVAARLTWGISRSDLERRVGDIEIRTPDGPRTVSDALSDVDITYFERRQEFEASVREAVGTGPVPTADDDS, encoded by the coding sequence ATGGCCGACGACGAGGCGGACGAGGAAGAAGAAAACGAGCCGGTCGTCGAGCTCGGCGAGGGAAACGCCGTCGAGGGTGCACCGCTCGCGCGGGTCGCCGCGCGGCTCACGTGGGGTATCTCCCGGTCGGACCTCGAACGCCGAGTGGGCGACATCGAGATCCGAACCCCGGACGGCCCCCGAACGGTGAGCGACGCCCTGAGCGACGTCGACATCACCTACTTCGAGCGCCGCCAGGAGTTCGAAGCCAGCGTGCGCGAGGCGGTCGGAACCGGGCCCGTGCCGACGGCGGACGACGACTCGTAG